Proteins co-encoded in one Streptomyces sp. JH34 genomic window:
- a CDS encoding DUF3696 domain-containing protein produces the protein MIDRLTLHNFKAFQHTELQLGPLTLLTGLNSSGKSSVLQSLALLRQSYDSGDLAVSALLPEGHRAGLRTSVSNQGFLLNGELLSLGTGEDVLHEDFTEDEPRIGLAVDEGPYHYGWTAEYEGEQNLLPLRTVELPRDAEGAATPTGPEAVTPAFLTAPFQYLHADRISPAEFYPRDHHAAVGRGFLGVRGEHAVNYLRHHREDPVPQGPLRHPKATSDLLIDQAAAWMGDLCPGVDIRADAIAGADAVRLSYGFQGTLGATRRRRPSNVGFGLTYVLPVVVACLSARPGTLILLENPEAHLHPQGQTQMATLTASAAAQGAQVIMETHSDHVINGVRLAVKYGRLTPAQAVFHYFRGDGTGVEIVSPRIDADGMLDKWPEGFFDELENTLDQLIG, from the coding sequence GTGATCGACCGTCTGACGCTCCACAACTTCAAGGCGTTCCAGCACACGGAGCTCCAGCTCGGCCCGCTCACCCTTCTCACCGGGCTCAACTCGTCCGGTAAGAGCAGTGTCCTCCAGTCCCTCGCCCTGCTCCGGCAGTCGTACGACTCCGGCGACCTGGCGGTCTCCGCCCTCCTGCCCGAGGGCCACCGGGCAGGCCTCCGCACGAGCGTCAGCAACCAGGGATTCCTGCTCAACGGTGAACTCCTCAGCCTTGGCACAGGAGAGGACGTCCTGCATGAGGACTTCACGGAGGACGAGCCCCGGATCGGCCTCGCCGTCGACGAAGGTCCGTACCACTACGGCTGGACCGCCGAATACGAGGGCGAGCAGAATTTGCTGCCCCTGCGGACAGTGGAACTGCCACGCGACGCGGAAGGAGCCGCCACGCCCACCGGGCCGGAGGCCGTCACGCCCGCGTTCCTCACGGCCCCCTTCCAGTACCTGCACGCCGACCGCATCTCGCCCGCCGAGTTCTACCCGCGCGACCATCACGCCGCCGTTGGACGCGGATTCCTCGGCGTACGCGGCGAACACGCCGTCAACTACCTGCGGCACCACCGTGAGGACCCCGTCCCTCAGGGACCCCTGCGCCACCCCAAGGCAACCTCCGATCTCCTCATCGACCAGGCCGCCGCCTGGATGGGCGATCTGTGCCCCGGGGTGGACATCCGGGCCGACGCCATCGCGGGCGCCGACGCCGTACGGCTCTCGTACGGTTTCCAGGGCACGCTGGGGGCCACACGACGCCGCCGCCCCAGCAATGTCGGCTTCGGCCTCACCTATGTCCTGCCCGTCGTCGTCGCCTGCCTGAGCGCCCGCCCCGGCACGCTGATCCTCCTGGAGAACCCGGAGGCGCATCTGCATCCGCAGGGGCAGACGCAGATGGCCACGCTCACCGCGTCGGCGGCCGCGCAGGGCGCACAGGTGATCATGGAGACGCACAGCGATCACGTGATCAACGGGGTGCGGCTCGCCGTCAAGTACGGGCGGCTGACGCCCGCGCAGGCGGTGTTCCACTACTTCCGCGGCGACGGTACCGGGGTCGAGATCGTCAGCCCGCGGATCGACGCGGACGGCATGCTCGACAAGTGGCCCGAGGGCTTCTTCGACGAGTTGGAGAACACGCTCGACCAGCTCATCGGCTGA
- a CDS encoding DUF262 domain-containing protein, with protein MAEAEDHEGGRSSTERRPYAVAEDVDQPDSLFLPLGPRLEIGSDGRLTGVELEVTDDEDGGYGDADGIFAPFPPDSIRIHTETTMVDLLLSRLREGMLDLAPDFQRRSGIWSDRRQSRLIESLLLRIPISNFHMAQGDEDTWAVVDGVQRLTAIARFMEPGLTSLGPLALKGMDYLKQLDGSTYQDLTGRLKIRLRETQLTVHIMQQGTPEEVKYNVFARINTGGVPLKPQELRHALVSGPVRTFLADLAEDPAFGEATRWSVSDERMADREMVLRFLAFRESNPVEHTEKDFDKFLIDAMYRINMLTEERREQLVREFRMAMRCARELFGDHAFRKWRGEERSSPVINKALFETISVNLALLDDQERSRLVASRAKVHDRFFELMDDWDFDRSISVSTGDPGRIRTRFQHVARLVRGVAEQ; from the coding sequence ATGGCAGAGGCCGAGGATCACGAGGGCGGCCGGAGCTCCACGGAGAGACGGCCGTACGCCGTGGCGGAGGACGTCGATCAGCCGGACTCGCTGTTCCTGCCGCTGGGGCCCCGCCTCGAAATCGGGTCCGACGGCCGGCTGACCGGGGTCGAACTGGAAGTCACCGACGACGAGGACGGGGGCTACGGGGACGCCGACGGCATCTTCGCCCCGTTCCCGCCCGACAGCATCAGGATCCACACCGAGACCACCATGGTGGATCTGCTGCTTTCGCGGCTGCGGGAGGGCATGCTCGACCTGGCACCGGACTTCCAGCGCCGCTCCGGCATCTGGAGCGACCGTAGGCAGAGCCGGCTGATCGAGTCGCTGCTGCTCCGCATCCCTATCTCCAACTTCCACATGGCGCAGGGCGACGAGGACACGTGGGCCGTCGTGGACGGCGTCCAGCGGCTGACCGCCATCGCCCGGTTCATGGAGCCCGGACTCACCAGCCTGGGGCCGCTGGCGCTCAAGGGCATGGACTACCTGAAGCAGCTCGACGGCAGCACGTACCAGGACCTCACCGGGCGGCTCAAGATCCGGCTTCGGGAGACCCAGCTCACCGTCCACATCATGCAGCAGGGCACCCCGGAGGAGGTCAAGTACAACGTCTTCGCCCGGATCAACACCGGCGGGGTGCCGCTGAAGCCCCAGGAGCTGCGGCACGCGCTGGTGAGCGGCCCGGTCCGGACCTTCCTCGCCGACCTCGCCGAGGACCCGGCGTTCGGCGAGGCCACCCGGTGGAGCGTGTCCGACGAACGGATGGCCGACCGCGAGATGGTGCTGCGCTTCCTCGCCTTCCGCGAGAGCAATCCCGTCGAACACACAGAGAAGGACTTCGACAAGTTCCTCATCGACGCCATGTACCGGATCAACATGCTCACCGAGGAGCGGCGGGAGCAGCTGGTGAGGGAGTTCCGGATGGCCATGCGGTGCGCACGCGAGCTGTTCGGCGACCACGCGTTCCGTAAGTGGCGTGGCGAGGAACGCAGCTCTCCGGTCATCAACAAGGCCCTCTTCGAGACGATTTCCGTCAATCTCGCGCTATTGGATGATCAGGAGCGGAGCCGGCTGGTAGCTTCGCGAGCGAAGGTGCACGACCGCTTCTTCGAGCTGATGGACGACTGGGACTTCGACCGGTCGATCTCCGTGAGCACCGGAGACCCGGGACGGATCCGCACCCGATTCCAGCACGTCGCACGGCTTGTCCGGGGGGTAGCCGAACAGTGA
- a CDS encoding ATP-binding protein, whose translation MTPPLNPATGQTLPTVGVFAQRFSSTPRGARLARLLVLHQLDAWGVPHGSQASDSVAVLVAELAANAVTHGRVPGRDFELAVRLLGRTLRIEVSDARGERRPLVPGVTAPAPLAEGGRGLLLVEALADRWEVLDRFPVGKTVVAELDLPH comes from the coding sequence ATGACACCACCGCTCAACCCTGCGACCGGTCAAACGCTCCCCACGGTCGGCGTGTTCGCCCAGCGCTTCAGCTCCACCCCGCGCGGCGCGCGCCTCGCCCGCCTGCTCGTGCTGCACCAGCTCGACGCGTGGGGCGTGCCGCACGGCAGCCAGGCGTCCGACTCCGTCGCCGTGCTGGTCGCCGAACTCGCGGCCAACGCCGTCACGCACGGCCGCGTCCCCGGTCGGGACTTCGAGCTCGCCGTCCGGCTCCTCGGCCGGACCCTGCGCATTGAGGTCTCCGACGCCCGGGGTGAACGCCGCCCGCTCGTCCCTGGCGTGACCGCCCCCGCGCCGCTCGCCGAGGGCGGCCGGGGGCTGCTCCTGGTGGAGGCGCTCGCTGACCGGTGGGAGGTGCTGGACCGCTTCCCCGTCGGCAAGACCGTCGTCGCCGAGCTGGACCTGCCGCACTGA
- a CDS encoding histone-like nucleoid-structuring protein Lsr2, with translation MSRRRPIDWHQVESVLGVPLPEDYKRLASTYGPGSFADYLRMYQPDGVTEWVDLTGPMPARIREQLQLDHDRGTYPVPYDPRQLLPMGGTDNGEHLFWITEPRSTPDAWRVAVNEARGPRWFTYDGTLTEFLVSVLSGETSVPQFPKDVLEPTTEFVPSDPTLWTPPQAPARPPVDSETIREWARANGHQVSAGGRIPATIREAWENAHS, from the coding sequence GTGAGTCGCCGCCGCCCCATCGACTGGCACCAGGTCGAGAGCGTTCTCGGCGTGCCGCTTCCCGAGGACTACAAGCGTCTCGCGTCCACCTACGGCCCGGGGTCCTTCGCCGACTACTTGCGCATGTACCAACCGGACGGGGTCACCGAATGGGTCGACCTCACCGGCCCGATGCCCGCCAGGATCCGGGAGCAGCTGCAGCTGGACCACGACCGAGGCACCTACCCTGTTCCGTACGACCCGCGTCAACTCCTCCCTATGGGCGGCACCGACAACGGAGAGCACCTCTTCTGGATCACTGAACCGCGGTCTACTCCGGACGCCTGGCGTGTCGCCGTGAACGAAGCCCGCGGGCCTCGGTGGTTCACTTACGACGGGACCCTCACCGAGTTCCTCGTCTCCGTACTGAGCGGCGAGACGTCCGTGCCCCAGTTCCCCAAGGACGTCCTCGAGCCGACGACGGAGTTCGTCCCCTCGGACCCCACGCTCTGGACACCACCGCAGGCCCCGGCCCGGCCACCCGTCGACAGCGAGACCATCCGGGAATGGGCTCGTGCCAACGGTCACCAGGTATCCGCCGGCGGACGCATTCCGGCCACGATCCGGGAGGCATGGGAGAACGCCCACAGCTGA
- a CDS encoding contact-dependent growth inhibition system immunity protein, giving the protein MSMKPLEFDRRYGELDVVVAAFAGQEADSPETDTAPPALQAYLRHTWHTRPWALSVAEQQLREYARNPPGRLRQRLGEFYPVPDLGLSEPQTQSWLSRMADHIKRSIESGDVPSPTTPQTHWEWHARFGELGQFLGGWFSQDMPDEFADHDAAIRDYRESVDTLLTARLVGEIHELLALGLEDHDYAVGVAELGMEVEPPAPFTVGSWLRTVAERLATAMPDYGK; this is encoded by the coding sequence GTGTCCATGAAGCCGCTTGAGTTCGACCGCCGGTACGGCGAACTCGACGTCGTCGTCGCAGCCTTCGCCGGACAGGAAGCCGACAGTCCGGAAACGGACACAGCGCCGCCGGCTCTTCAGGCGTACCTCCGGCACACCTGGCACACCAGGCCCTGGGCGCTCTCCGTCGCCGAACAACAACTCCGCGAGTACGCACGGAATCCGCCCGGCCGCCTGCGACAGCGCCTCGGCGAGTTCTATCCGGTGCCCGATCTCGGGCTGTCCGAACCCCAGACGCAGAGCTGGCTGTCCAGGATGGCCGATCACATCAAGCGCAGCATCGAGTCCGGCGATGTGCCTTCGCCGACCACGCCCCAGACGCATTGGGAGTGGCACGCCCGCTTCGGGGAGCTGGGGCAGTTCCTCGGCGGTTGGTTCTCGCAGGACATGCCCGACGAATTCGCCGACCACGATGCCGCGATCCGCGACTACAGGGAATCTGTCGATACCCTGCTGACCGCCAGGCTGGTCGGTGAGATCCACGAACTGCTGGCCCTCGGACTGGAGGACCACGACTACGCCGTCGGCGTGGCCGAGCTCGGTATGGAGGTTGAGCCACCGGCCCCGTTCACGGTCGGGAGTTGGCTCCGGACGGTTGCGGAGCGCCTCGCGACGGCAATGCCCGACTACGGAAAGTGA
- a CDS encoding RNase A-like domain-containing protein: MRTRSATYPDRATAQWCTQQVVTRNEQAVHRWLAQGTRPRLTIEAAWPSREEPVGRVLLQAMMLAGREPVDVRAARVTLRREASSPHGFVVHATYPIYL; the protein is encoded by the coding sequence GTGCGTACTCGTTCCGCCACCTACCCCGACCGCGCGACCGCACAGTGGTGTACCCAGCAGGTCGTCACGCGCAACGAGCAGGCCGTGCACCGCTGGCTGGCCCAGGGAACGCGGCCGAGGCTCACCATCGAGGCCGCTTGGCCCTCCCGTGAGGAGCCCGTCGGACGCGTGTTGCTGCAGGCGATGATGCTCGCTGGTCGCGAACCCGTCGATGTGCGGGCCGCGCGGGTGACGTTGAGACGTGAAGCGTCGAGTCCGCACGGATTCGTCGTGCACGCCACCTACCCGATCTACCTCTGA
- a CDS encoding RNase A-like domain-containing protein, with the protein MTMPPPPPPLSKGDIDVTPSALHALSGYVAYLQDGLHKGANQLLDELGRYPDCGGYGTAAWEFATAYKKVGNRFVEVWAKSVASVGGAAVGFAHTANNYATADAATDPSGAPAQTQPPPAVIDTPPNYGAVTDLKWADIDQSQDMFQLALEAVEAGVLAIIRPLLEDAYRMGKAAEIMPLPDYLGLDNMSVAWVSASMVVTTTDGNLSSALHNYTDRSNGEWAGAMRQFCSAVWGTSAWGKSREGYEWKHDTAQPGKAGSHPVMDVMVKTCDVMSDALGAWAIAAQDVRDDIRRLYYEAVIKALPHIDTSDGLGLKDLKSFGKGLLNIGKGFAEGFALEVDEEAMNSAVEAYNNRVHRQVVELNKLHEALDEAYNSAPTFRAESARAESFGARALTDFKDDPLYTVAGDDESNHKYPLDLANQEGMLGSHVVDKHVGKNDEQLEQRLRDQQIVRPSGIRPEAVSSFGSLADAQRYTQAALDEPSNQRKIDNWLAGNPGPNSSRSLLLTTNDTVGRSWDRGDTAARDVTNVWVVLRPNPGSSPPFVVLTSMPTDKTQHP; encoded by the coding sequence ATGACCATGCCCCCTCCTCCACCTCCTTTGAGTAAGGGAGACATCGACGTCACCCCCAGTGCGCTGCACGCGCTCTCGGGCTACGTCGCGTACCTCCAGGACGGTCTGCACAAGGGGGCCAACCAGCTTCTTGATGAGCTCGGCCGGTACCCGGACTGCGGGGGTTACGGAACCGCCGCATGGGAGTTTGCCACCGCGTACAAGAAGGTCGGTAACCGCTTCGTCGAGGTATGGGCCAAGTCGGTGGCGAGCGTCGGAGGCGCCGCGGTCGGCTTCGCCCATACCGCGAACAACTATGCGACCGCCGATGCGGCCACCGACCCTTCCGGCGCCCCGGCCCAGACCCAACCGCCGCCGGCCGTGATCGACACGCCGCCGAATTACGGGGCCGTGACGGACCTCAAGTGGGCGGACATCGACCAGAGCCAGGACATGTTCCAGCTGGCACTGGAAGCAGTGGAAGCCGGAGTCCTGGCGATCATCAGACCTCTCCTGGAAGACGCCTATCGCATGGGCAAGGCGGCCGAGATCATGCCGCTGCCGGACTATCTGGGCTTGGACAACATGTCCGTCGCCTGGGTGTCCGCGAGCATGGTCGTCACCACGACGGACGGCAACCTCAGTAGCGCCCTGCACAACTACACCGATCGGTCGAACGGTGAGTGGGCTGGGGCGATGCGGCAGTTCTGCAGCGCTGTCTGGGGCACGAGCGCGTGGGGCAAGAGCCGCGAGGGCTATGAGTGGAAACATGACACGGCTCAGCCAGGAAAGGCTGGCAGCCACCCGGTCATGGACGTGATGGTCAAGACCTGTGACGTCATGAGTGACGCTCTGGGTGCCTGGGCGATTGCCGCGCAGGATGTGCGGGACGATATCCGCAGGCTCTACTACGAAGCCGTCATCAAGGCCCTGCCGCACATCGACACGAGCGACGGTCTGGGCTTGAAAGATCTCAAAAGCTTCGGGAAGGGTCTTCTCAACATAGGAAAGGGCTTCGCTGAGGGGTTCGCCCTCGAGGTGGACGAGGAAGCGATGAATTCGGCGGTCGAGGCATATAACAACCGCGTGCACCGACAGGTCGTCGAGCTCAACAAACTGCACGAAGCTCTGGATGAGGCATACAACAGTGCCCCCACGTTCCGGGCTGAGTCGGCGCGTGCAGAGTCCTTCGGTGCCCGAGCTCTGACCGATTTCAAGGACGATCCGCTTTACACCGTGGCCGGGGACGACGAAAGCAATCACAAGTACCCCCTCGACCTTGCGAATCAAGAGGGTATGCTCGGGTCCCACGTTGTGGACAAGCATGTAGGCAAGAATGATGAGCAGTTGGAGCAAAGGCTGCGAGACCAGCAAATCGTCAGGCCTTCCGGTATCCGGCCCGAAGCGGTGTCGTCATTCGGGAGCCTCGCGGACGCGCAGCGGTATACTCAAGCGGCCCTTGATGAACCGTCGAATCAAAGAAAGATCGACAATTGGCTCGCAGGTAACCCGGGACCCAACTCGTCACGCTCGCTTCTCTTGACGACGAACGACACCGTAGGAAGATCCTGGGATCGAGGCGACACCGCCGCGCGTGATGTGACCAATGTGTGGGTCGTCCTGAGACCCAACCCGGGGAGTAGCCCGCCGTTCGTCGTCCTTACTTCTATGCCCACAGACAAGACTCAGCACCCGTAG
- a CDS encoding WXG100 family type VII secretion target has translation MTDSDDNIAVDFATLQLLSGQLEGILKELNESVHTMHDRVEKVVLTWEGEAREAFIDKLDEWDRSARDLQATQAWLHGIVTTGQTNYAAAHVAVLRGWGAA, from the coding sequence ATGACTGACAGCGACGACAACATAGCGGTTGACTTCGCAACCCTGCAGCTCCTCTCCGGCCAGCTGGAAGGCATCCTCAAGGAGCTCAACGAGAGCGTCCACACCATGCATGACCGCGTCGAGAAGGTCGTTCTCACCTGGGAAGGCGAGGCACGCGAGGCATTCATCGACAAGCTTGACGAGTGGGACAGATCAGCCCGGGATCTTCAGGCGACTCAGGCGTGGCTCCACGGCATCGTCACGACAGGCCAGACCAACTACGCGGCGGCACATGTCGCAGTGCTGCGGGGATGGGGAGCGGCCTGA
- a CDS encoding WXG100 family type VII secretion target, translating into MSSENLTKLADDLDEMQRYLDRQVRRMDAVVDAIEARWRGPAAKAYRKQHREAAKEAVRIRELMKLLEAAVRMSRDGFTEQELDTLAAFKRIQMSVDVDKEAAELSTPNTGSQPAAPRTSRLNDL; encoded by the coding sequence GTGAGCAGCGAGAATCTGACCAAGCTCGCTGACGACCTCGACGAAATGCAGCGTTACCTGGACCGGCAGGTCAGGCGCATGGACGCGGTGGTCGACGCGATCGAAGCACGCTGGCGGGGGCCTGCGGCCAAGGCCTACCGAAAGCAACATCGTGAAGCCGCTAAGGAAGCGGTTCGCATCCGGGAACTCATGAAACTGCTTGAAGCAGCTGTGCGTATGAGCCGTGACGGGTTCACGGAGCAGGAGCTCGACACGCTGGCGGCCTTTAAACGCATCCAGATGTCTGTGGACGTGGACAAGGAGGCCGCTGAGCTGTCGACGCCCAACACCGGGAGTCAGCCTGCCGCGCCGCGAACGAGCCGCTTGAATGATCTGTGA